A window of Streptomyces sp. NBC_01224 genomic DNA:
TGCCCGTCGTCGTCGGGCCGTGCGCCCACTGCACCTCGGGGTCGATCTCCTTCAGTACGGCGTCGAGCATGCCGTCGGACCGTTCGGCGGCCTCCTGCATGTCCATGCCGCTCTCCTTGGTGCTCTTGGTGCTCTTGGTGGTCCCGGCGCTCCCGCTGCCGCTCGATTGTCCGCTGTCGTTGCCGCAGCCGGACAGTGCGAAGCCGAAAGCCAGGGCCACCGCAACGATCTGGAGCCTTCGCTTCATCGCTGTTCCTCCATCTTGAGCCTGTCGGAGTGTCCCGACACGATCAGAGCGATGCTGTCCGCCGACATGGCGTCCCGTACCGGATCGAAGTAGTTGGAGTGCGCGTCGAAGCTCACACCGCCGGTACTGATCAGAGGCTGGCCGGGGGCCACCGGGAATCGCCTGGCCCCGAAGGCCTTGCTCGCCGGGTCCTTGCCGAACCAGAGGTCGTCGTCACCCGGGTCGGCCAGGTCTCCGGCGAGGTATGCACCGGCGGGCCCTCCCAGAATCATCCCGATCGCACCCACGACGGTCTGCGTCTTGGACGGGAGCTTGGTCACCGGGTCGTTGGCCGCGGCACCGACGAAGACATGCCCGCTGCCGACACCGAGGTCCACGGCGCGGTCCACGCCCACCCCCGGACTGCCTACCAGAATGATGTCGTCCACCCCCGGAATACCACCGTCGCGCTGCGTCGCGGCGCCCACGGTACGTGAACCGTAGGAGTGCCCGATGGCCGTGATGTGCGGGTCCTTGTTCTGATTGGTGGCCGCGATGCCACCCATGAAGTCGCTGTAGGCCACGCCGCCCTTCTCCGCGCGGCCGGTGCCCGCGACCGCCAGGCTGTGCAGCCCGTCCGGCGTCTGCGGTGCGTCGTATCCCAGCCAGACGATCGACGCGGTGGACGAGTCGTAACCCTGGGCGCCGATCGCCGTGTCACGGGCACGCTTGAGATCGTTCTTCGCGAATTCCTCGTCGAGGGAAGTGTTCAGCCCCGGCACATACGCCGACACGTTCTTCGACGTGTCCGGATTCCCGTAGGAGACGATCGCCCGCCCGTTGCCCTCGTCGCTGATGCCGATCAGGTACATCGGCGGCTTGCTCCCCTCCTGCAGCTGCCGGTCGATCTCCTTCAACGCCGCCAGCTGGTCCTTCGACTTGGAGTCGGTCTTCCCCTCCAGCTTCGAAATCAGGTCCGGGAGGTTCTTCCGGTTGGCCGCGTCCCTGTCCGCCACCGGGATGCCGTCCAGATTGCCGATCTTGTCCGGGGAGAGCTCCAGGTACTGATCGCGTTGTTGCTGCGTCAGCCCGTTCCACCAGTCCTTGCGTTGGGCCGCAGTCGCATTGCGCGGAATTCGGTCGTTGAGGTAGTCGCGCTCCGCGTCCCGTACCGCCGCCTCGACGCGGCTACCGGAGCCGGGCAGCCCGGCGACCGCGCCGCCGCCCCCGCCGGATGCCTTGGTCATGTCCCAGGCGGCGGCTACGTACTTGCCCTTGTTCCACTTGTCGCCGGCGCCCCGTGCGGCCTGGGCGTACTGGTCGGCGATGCCCTTGGCGGTGTCGACGGGGTGGGCGACCGTGTCGACGACACCGCTGACGTCGCCCCACAGGCCGCCGTCGCCGACGACGCCGGTGAGGAAGTTGCCGTCCGAGGGGCGGGAGGAGTTGGTGTCCGAGTTTTGTCTACCCGCGTCGACCTGCGTAGAAGAATCGCCGTTGGCCGAGCCGCTGGAACCACCGGAGGTGTCGGAGCCGCCGGATGCGGTGGTGCCGCCAGTGCTGTCTGTGCCACCGGAGCCACCGGAGCTGCCGGAGCCACCGGATGCGGCAGAGCCGCCGGATGAGGCGGAGCCGCCGGATGAGGCGGAGCCGCCGGATGTGTCCGAGCCGCCGGACCCCGTGCCCCCGGTCACGGTCGCGCCCTCGGATCCCGCACCGCCGACGGAATCGGATCCGCCCCCGGTCGAGGTGCCGCCGCCGTTACCCGTACCTGTGCCCTCGCCTGCGACCACGTCGACATCGGGTGCCGGGCAGGCGCTTCCGGTCAGCTGGCAAATGGCGTTACGGATCTCCCCGGTCAGCTGCCCGCCGATGCCCGTCGCCGCGAGCCCACCGATGAGGGCCACGACCACGAGGATCATGCCCAGGTACTCCATCGCGGTCTGACCGGCGTCCCGACGCCACTTGATCATCCTCGCGATGCTGAACGACCGGTGCTCGGCGCGCTGTTCAGGACTGAGCCCGAACCATTCGCGCGAGCCGGCCCGGAACAACAGGACGAGGACGACAACCGGCATCACCAGTTGCGAGACGCCCTGCCCGCCGGTGCCCTCGCCCAGTGTCGCCAGGGCGCCGAGGGTGAGCCAGACGTGTACGGCGAGGAGCCCGCGCCAGATCCAGACCCCGCCGGTCCGCATGTACAGAGACAGTACGAATCCGGTGACGCCGGGCAGTGCGGCGTACAGCACCATGCCCAGCAGGTGACCGTCCACCGCATCGACGGACGAGGCCACGACCAGCGCGTCGATCGCACCCACGACGGTGACGACGAAGAGCAGCCGTACGAGAATCAGCACCGCTTGCAGAGGGCGCGACAACGACTGTCTGCCCGGACGGGCGGCGGCGGCGCTTATGCCGGCGCCACCCGGTACCGCTAATTCTCGTATGCCAGACACGACGGGTCTCCCAGCTTTGTGAGTGGGCGCAGCGACAGTTCCCCCGGTCTCTGTATGCGACCACACCAACACTGGGCGCGGCATGGGCCCCAGGGCCCAATGCAGGACTCAAAGTCCCAGGTGGCCAGCCCGTCCCTTCCCCCCACCGACTGGCCGGATATGGGCCATTGGGGATACTGACGTAACGTCAGTAAGCTCCGGCGGACCATAAGCCCACCCATCGGCGAACCCATCACCGCACACGAGACCCCGGCGAACGCCGACGGCCACCTCGTGGTCGCCTTCGGCAACGACGTGGGCGTTCGTCACCCGGAGCGTGCGACCTGGCCGGACACCGGCACCCCGGCCAGGTCGAGGAGTTCGTGCATGTCCTTCACGGGGAGGGCAGGGTTTCCCGCGACGGAGCCGACCGTGTCCGTATCGGCCAGCAGCTCTCGGATCCGTGACGGCGCAAGACGCGGATCCCGAGCTGTCGTCCCCCGTGTCTCCGGATCGCGGCTGAGTCTGTCCAGGGCCTCCGCCCCCAGCCCTGGATCACGCAGGGCCAGCCGCCGCCTCCTCGGGTCGCAGGAGTCGGCAAACCGGGCCGCGAGTCCTTCCGAGGGGAAGCCGGGCTTGGAGGCGAGCATCATCACGGCGCGGTGCTCCCCGTTCAGGAACAGGTCGAGCAGCAGCTCCGGTGGTGGTTCCGGATGGACTTCGCACAGCAGCAGCCGTACGGCGAAATCCTCGTCCCTGGCCAGGAGTTCCACCAGTTCCTGCGGCAGCCCGGGGCACGTGGCGGCGCTCCGCCGCAGCCACAGATGCGCGGACGTCGCGCACCGCCGCAGCACATCCATGTCTTCACGGGCCTCCCGCACCCACGCCAGGGGGTCCAACCGGTCCTCGGGACCGACGGTGTAGTCGATGGCGGCCCGTTCGTCCTCGGTCAGTTCGGGACGTGCGGAGACAACGAGCCGTACGCGCGGATCCGGGCTGACGGCGAGTCGCGCGACCAGGTCCGCAGGCAGCGAAGGGTTCTCGGCGAGCGACGACAGCCGGTCGCCCTCGGCCATCAGCCGCTCGGCGAGCTCGCGACTGAGCCGGCCCACCGCGAGCAGCCGTTGGAGCTGCCACGACTCCGCGAGGGCTTCGACGAGCCACGCGGTCCGCTCCTCGTCGTCGCGGCACACGCACAGCGCGGCGGCCTGCCGGACCTCCGAGTCCTGATCGTTGAGCAACGACTCCCGTGCAGCATCCTCTAGTTGGTCCCACGCGCGGCAGGCCATACGCCGGAAGAATGGCTCGGGATGGTCCGCCATCCCGGCCCGCACATGAGCCGGGACACTGGCGGAAGCAGCCGTCTCGTAGCGGACGGTGTCCCGTGAATGGGTGAGCAGCCGCTCGTACGCCCAGTCCGGCAGCGGCTCCACCGGCATCCGGTACGGATTCGGCCCCATGGCCAGGATGAGGCTGATGGTCGCGGACGGATCGTCGAGAAGCCGGGCACGCTGAGCCGGGTCGGCGTTCCAGCTCTCCGCGAAAGCCCTCTTGACACCCCGATCCGGGTGGCTGAGGATCGCCTCGACCACCTCCGGCGGCAAATCCTTGCGCTGGGCGACGTTGCTTCTGACCTGCCGGTCGTCGCAGCCGAGCAGCCGCAGCAGCACGCTGCCGGGCGCGGCCGGGTTCCACGACAGCATCTGGAGTGCGACCTCGTGGTGACGGGCCAAGGAACTCATAGGGCAGGCCACGTCCCCAGCACCCGCGCAAGCCGTTCGCTCTGCGCCACGGTGATCCCCCGGGCAAGGCGCAGCCCGCACCGCGGACTCATCGAACCGTCGCACTGAAGGATGCCGTCGAACGACGGCTCACCGCCGCTGAGCGGCGACGGTCCGGGTATCTCCCAGCGGCCGGCTCCCACAGGGGATGGTCCAGCAGAAGCCGAGCCGCAACACGCACGGCCTCGGCCACCGGCGTACCGGCCGCCCGGACCAGCGCCGCGCTCACCGCTTCCTCCGCGTCGCCCGGCAGATCCTCGTCACCGAGCGCGGGCAACAGAAGCAGCAGCCGGGCGTACGGGTCATGGACTCCGGGCGAGTTCGGGTCGCAAGTCGTGTTCGCGATATGGCTCAGTTCCTGCCAGGACAGCCCCGGCCCGGCCTGATGCCCATCCAGGGTGGCGAGATGACCGTGCCGACGCCCCCAGTCGGGATGGGAGACGAAGTATTCCGTCCCCTGGTCATCGGGAAAGTTGCGGTTCACCACCACCACGCTGTGACCACCGCCGAACGGGATACGGAAGACCGGCCACCGTTCCTGGTCCACCAGTTTCTCGTACGCCTCGTCGAGATCGGCCTCGTCCGCACCGAACCACCCCGTGTCCGGCTCACCGTCCTCGTCGTCCGTCTCGCCCATCCACATCAGGTACGCGGCCCAGAAGCCCGGGCGGGAGAGGAGATCCTCCCCCGCCACCAGCGGGTCGTCTTCATATCCGGAGATCAGTACGGCCCAAGACTGCCAGCGCGATGTCCGAGCCGCGTGGAGTTGGTTCAACCAGGCCACGCCTGCGGTGCGTAAGTGGATCTGCCGAGTCTCCTCAGCACCGCTCCGGGCCCCGCCGCCGTGGCCGGGAGCAGTTCCCCGAGGACCTGGCCGCCTCGGCCCCGGACTTCCCCTCGTTCGCGGCCTGGCTGGACGCCATGGCCCGTTCGCCCACCACATCCGAGCCACCGAGCTGATCGCGGAAGGGGGCCGGGTTGCCTCAGGCCATCGGCCCGCCCGCGAGGTCGGCCGGTTCCGGGTCGGCCGCCAGGCGGGCGTGCAGGTGCTCGTCGTGGTACGCCCCGTCGCCGTAGCGGTGGGAGTCGCGCAGTGTGCCCTCAGGAAGGTAACCGCAGCGGTGGGCCACCCGGCAGGAGGCCTCGTTGCCGGTGGCATGGGCGATCTCGATCCGGCGGGCATCGGCCGTCTCGAAGGCCCAGCTGGTCACCGCTCTGGTCGCTCTGGTGGCCACGCTCCGTCCACGAGCGGCCGGGAGTGTCCAGTAGCCGATCATCGCGAGGCCGTCCGCGCGGTCGACCCAGCTCAGACGAACGGCGCCCAGCAGGGCGCCGTCGGCCGCGCCCAGTACGGCGAAGGTGGCGGCACCGCGGTCCCAGCCGCCCTCGCGCAGCTCCAGCCACGCCATGGCCTCGGTGCGATCAGCTGCCGGAAAGGGCGAGCCAGTCGTCGACGGTGACGACGTCCGCCCACTGCGGGAACAGTTTCTCGGTGAGGAACCGGTGAACCTCGGAGTCGGTGTCCAGGCAGGCGTCGGCGAGGACGGTGAGGTCGAAGTCCAGGTCGTTGGCCTGGCACAGGGTGTGCAGCACCACGGCGCTGGTGGCGATGCCGGTGAGGTCGAAGTCCAGGTCGTTGGCCTGGCACAGGGTGTGCAGCACCACGGCGCTGGTGGCGATGCCGGTGAGGACGAGGCTGTCGATGGCGTGTGCCCTGAGCACCACGTCGAGGTCGCTGCTCACACGGTCTCCAGGAACGACGTCAGTTCGGCGCTGAAGCGGAACGGGTTCTCCATGCTCGGGTAGTGCGCGGCCGCCGACACCGTGGCAGTGTGCCCGCCGGGGACGAGTTTCGCCAGGCGGCCTGCCATGGCGTCCTCGCAGAAGTAGGCGAGGTTGGACTGCACCTGAGGGTTGGGGTCGTGTGAGAGGCGGTCCAGGACGTCGGGGGCAGGTGACGGGCGCGCGCCACGGTGCGCCGCCTGGCTACGCTCGCGGAGGCAGCCAGGCGGTGCCCTCGGGGTCGTCGCTTCAACCTCCCCCGTCGGCCCGGCGCCGCTGACCGAGGAAATGCAGCTGCCGCTGGGACTGGCCCCGGCTGACGAGGTTGTGCAGCGACGAGACAACCCAGGTCAGAGCGTCGGCATATGCAGCGAGCCGCGAGACCCTACATCAGCTCAGCGCCGTCGCGGGACGCGGCTGTTCAGTTGCCGACGAGGGCGTCGTGGATGGCCCACCCCATGTCGCCGGCGCACCAGCTGATGTTGCCGAGGACGGCGACGTCCAGGCCCTGCTGCGGGTAGTGATAGAGGCGGGCACTGGCCCCGTCCTCCTCGCCCGTGTGGCCCCAGCGGACGATGGTTCCTTCGTCGTCGAGGATGTGGGTGAGGCCGAAGCCGTACATCCACCGGTAGCCGCGGACCTTCTCCTCACGCTCGTCGACCTGCGGGGTCAGCGCCAGTCGTGTGGTCTCCTCGTTCAGCAGCCGCCCGTGGCGCAGTGCGTGGGCGAAGGCCGTCAGATCGGCGGCGCTACAGGTAGCCCCTCCGTCGGCGGCGGCCCCGGGGGTGGTCGCGTAGTGATTGGTCCGGTACGGGGTGGGGCTGCCGGCGGTGGTGAGGTATCCCTCGGCGATGTCCGGCCCCAGGTCGTCCAGGGCCGGGAATCCTGCCGCGCTCATTCCGGCACGGGCGAATACGTCGTCGGCAATAACCTCCTCGAAGGAGCGGCCGGTCACCGATTCGATGAGCAGGCCGAGCAGGATGTAGCCGGCGCCGTTGTACAGATGACGCTCCCCGGGAGGGAAGTGAGGCTGCTTGCCGGCGAACAGCGACAGGTAGTCCTTGTTGCTCCGCAGCAGGTAGAGCGGGTGGGAGGAGGTCAGGGCGGCCCATTCGGCCTCCCAGTCGGCGCTGCCCTCCTCGAACCAGTCGCCGATGCCCGCCGTCATCGTCAGGGCGTGATGGACCGTGACACGCGGATCGAGCTGGGGCATGTGCTCTTTCACGAAGCCCACCAGCGCGTCGTCGAGGCGGACCTGCTTCCGCTCGACGAGCTGCAGGACGGCCACCGCTGTGAACATCTTGGACACCGACGCCACCCGGAATCGCGTGTCGCACGTGTTCGGTATGGACCACCGCCGTGACGCCATCCCGAACGCGCGGGTGAATACCGGCTCCCCGTGACGCGTGACACGGACCGTGCCGGAGAACCCCTTCCCCTGCGCCACTGCGGAGATGGCCTCCTCCAGGTAAGCCGGATCGAGTCCGTCAGCCCTCGTCACAATCGTCACCGCAGACCCCTCACAGAAGAAAACTCACCCGTCATCGGTAATGATGATCGACACCAGTCCGCCTGCGAGCAACCGATTTACCCTGACCACACGAGCCGCGGCGAGAGCGTCGCCCAACTCGCGTCGGCCGCCGATCCGTTGACCGCGACGTACATTCCGTCACCTCGCGGATCGCGTGTCGCCGGTATCCCCTCCGGCCCCGCGGTGGAGCAAGCCACAACGCTGCCCTCCGAGCCCGCGACCGCCCTCAGTCGCCCCCGCCATCATGAGCAGATGACGACATGGGCCACGCAGAGGCGAGGATCCGTGAACGGGGGCCATGCGTGAGCCGGCGGACGTGGCGGTGGTGGGGACCGGAGCCGTCGGCCTCGCGGTTGCCGTCGGTGACGGATCGCAGGTGGCGCGGCCGGTGGTCTCAGGCGCCGGATTCCCAGTCGGGTGGGGCGGGATCTCCACGCCGAGGCCAACGAACGGTTCGACGAGCGCGTCGTACTGCTTGGGTGAGAGGTTCTTACGCTTCAGGATGTAGAGGTACTCATGGCACCTTCCTACGCGATCGCGCGACGCACCGCCATTGAATTTCCGTCGGTCAAGGGCGTGATGGCGCACCCGCTCAGCAGACCGCGCCCGGCTCCGCCGCCGTCGCCCGGAGCAGATCCCGCACCAGGTCGTAGTCGATCGCCGCCGTCTTACGGAAGCGCAGGCAGCCTTTCCCCATGTCCTGCCCGGCCAGGCGCTCCGCGAAGGCCTCTCGCACGTCGCTGCGCATCAGGTAGAAGGAGATGTACTGCTTCTGCGAGGCGAACGCGATCTCCGCGGTGCCGTCCCGCTCGTACGCGGGCATCCCATATGCCATGACCTCGTCGAACCCGGCCAGCTCCGCCCGGCACAACTCCCGCAGCCTCGTCAGGGCGTCCCTGCGCTCCTCGGGCACCTCGGCCAGATACCCGGCCACGTCCTTCGCCTCGCTCCGCACCATGCAACGAGGCTATGCCCGTCCCGTACATCTGTCGCCCGGCCCGCGCTCCCCCTCGTCCTCCCCCTTGGCCGCGCACTCCACCCAGAGCAGCTTCCCGCCCTGCCCCGGCAGCCCACCGCGCATGGGGTACGCGCCCCAGCTCTCCGCGTAGAGGGTGACGAGATAGAGCCCCCGCCCTCGTTCGGCGAGCTCCGCCGGGGCCTCGGCGGTCCATCGGAACGGGGCGGGGATGTGCGGGTTGGTGTCCCAGACGCTCAGCCGGATACGACTGCGCCCGGCATCGCGCAGGCGCAGGGAGTATGCGCCCGAGGAGTGCAGGTAGGCGTTGGTGACCAGCTCGCTCGCCAGCAGTTCGGCGGTCTCGGTGAGTTCGCGCATGCCGTGGACGCCCAGGATGGTGCGGAGGGTGGCGCGGGCCACGCCGGGGGCGCGGGGATCCTGCGGGAGTTGGAGGGTGTACGTCCAGGGCGGGGTTACCGTGGCACTGGCCATGGAAATCTCCGTTCACGGAGGGA
This region includes:
- a CDS encoding iron chaperone, producing MVRSEAKDVAGYLAEVPEERRDALTRLRELCRAELAGFDEVMAYGMPAYERDGTAEIAFASQKQYISFYLMRSDVREAFAERLAGQDMGKGCLRFRKTAAIDYDLVRDLLRATAAEPGAVC
- a CDS encoding GNAT family N-acetyltransferase, translating into MAWLELREGGWDRGAATFAVLGAADGALLGAVRLSWVDRADGLAMIGYWTLPAARGRSVATRATRAVTSWAFETADARRIEIAHATGNEASCRVAHRCGYLPEGTLRDSHRYGDGAYHDEHLHARLAADPEPADLAGGPMA
- a CDS encoding alpha/beta fold hydrolase produces the protein MQSNLAYFCEDAMAGRLAKLVPGGHTATVSAAAHYPSMENPFRFSAELTSFLETV
- a CDS encoding serine hydrolase domain-containing protein, which translates into the protein MTIVTRADGLDPAYLEEAISAVAQGKGFSGTVRVTRHGEPVFTRAFGMASRRWSIPNTCDTRFRVASVSKMFTAVAVLQLVERKQVRLDDALVGFVKEHMPQLDPRVTVHHALTMTAGIGDWFEEGSADWEAEWAALTSSHPLYLLRSNKDYLSLFAGKQPHFPPGERHLYNGAGYILLGLLIESVTGRSFEEVIADDVFARAGMSAAGFPALDDLGPDIAEGYLTTAGSPTPYRTNHYATTPGAAADGGATCSAADLTAFAHALRHGRLLNEETTRLALTPQVDEREEKVRGYRWMYGFGLTHILDDEGTIVRWGHTGEEDGASARLYHYPQQGLDVAVLGNISWCAGDMGWAIHDALVGN
- a CDS encoding alpha/beta hydrolase, yielding MLILVRLLFVVTVVGAIDALVVASSVDAVDGHLLGMVLYAALPGVTGFVLSLYMRTGGVWIWRGLLAVHVWLTLGALATLGEGTGGQGVSQLVMPVVVLVLLFRAGSREWFGLSPEQRAEHRSFSIARMIKWRRDAGQTAMEYLGMILVVVALIGGLAATGIGGQLTGEIRNAICQLTGSACPAPDVDVVAGEGTGTGNGGGTSTGGGSDSVGGAGSEGATVTGGTGSGGSDTSGGSASSGGSASSGGSAASGGSGSSGGSGGTDSTGGTTASGGSDTSGGSSGSANGDSSTQVDAGRQNSDTNSSRPSDGNFLTGVVGDGGLWGDVSGVVDTVAHPVDTAKGIADQYAQAARGAGDKWNKGKYVAAAWDMTKASGGGGGAVAGLPGSGSRVEAAVRDAERDYLNDRIPRNATAAQRKDWWNGLTQQQRDQYLELSPDKIGNLDGIPVADRDAANRKNLPDLISKLEGKTDSKSKDQLAALKEIDRQLQEGSKPPMYLIGISDEGNGRAIVSYGNPDTSKNVSAYVPGLNTSLDEEFAKNDLKRARDTAIGAQGYDSSTASIVWLGYDAPQTPDGLHSLAVAGTGRAEKGGVAYSDFMGGIAATNQNKDPHITAIGHSYGSRTVGAATQRDGGIPGVDDIILVGSPGVGVDRAVDLGVGSGHVFVGAAANDPVTKLPSKTQTVVGAIGMILGGPAGAYLAGDLADPGDDDLWFGKDPASKAFGARRFPVAPGQPLISTGGVSFDAHSNYFDPVRDAMSADSIALIVSGHSDRLKMEEQR
- a CDS encoding ATP-binding protein, coding for MASATVTPPWTYTLQLPQDPRAPGVARATLRTILGVHGMRELTETAELLASELVTNAYLHSSGAYSLRLRDAGRSRIRLSVWDTNPHIPAPFRWTAEAPAELAERGRGLYLVTLYAESWGAYPMRGGLPGQGGKLLWVECAAKGEDEGERGPGDRCTGRA